One Staphylococcus simiae genomic region harbors:
- a CDS encoding rhodanese-related sulfurtransferase, whose translation MDYRVLLYYKYTTIEDPETFAADHLAFCKAHNLKGRILVSTEGINGTLSGTKEETDQYIEHMHADERFKDMVFKIDEADGHAFKKMHVRPRKEIVALDLEEDVDPRQTTGKYLSPSEFKEALEDDDTVIIDARNDYEFDLGHFRGAIRPDITRFRDLPDWIKDHEDMLEGKKIVTYCTGGIRCEKFSGWLVKEGFEDVAQLHGGIATYGKDPETRGQYWDGKMYVFDERISVDVNHVDRTVIGKEWFDGTPCERYINCSNPECNKQILVSEENEAKYLGACSYDCAKHERNRYVAKHHISNEEWQRRLENFDQEHQHA comes from the coding sequence ATGGACTATAGAGTTCTTTTATATTATAAATACACAACAATTGAGGACCCCGAAACATTCGCAGCTGATCATTTAGCATTCTGTAAAGCGCATAATTTAAAGGGTAGAATCTTAGTATCAACAGAAGGTATTAATGGTACACTGTCTGGTACAAAAGAAGAAACTGATCAATATATCGAGCATATGCATGCTGATGAACGTTTTAAAGATATGGTTTTTAAAATTGATGAAGCAGACGGCCATGCCTTTAAAAAAATGCATGTTAGACCTCGTAAGGAAATTGTCGCTTTAGACTTAGAGGAAGATGTCGACCCACGTCAAACAACTGGTAAATATTTATCACCTAGTGAGTTTAAAGAGGCACTTGAAGACGATGATACCGTGATTATTGATGCTCGTAATGACTATGAATTTGATTTAGGTCATTTTCGTGGTGCAATTCGTCCAGATATTACACGTTTTAGAGACTTACCAGACTGGATTAAAGATCACGAAGATATGCTTGAAGGTAAGAAGATTGTCACATATTGTACTGGTGGTATTCGTTGCGAAAAATTCTCTGGCTGGTTAGTCAAAGAAGGCTTCGAGGATGTGGCACAACTTCATGGTGGTATTGCAACATATGGTAAAGATCCTGAAACGAGAGGCCAATATTGGGACGGTAAAATGTATGTCTTTGACGAACGCATCAGCGTAGATGTCAACCATGTAGATCGTACTGTTATCGGTAAAGAATGGTTTGATGGCACACCATGTGAACGTTATATCAACTGTTCAAACCCTGAATGTAATAAACAAATTCTTGTATCTGAAGAAAATGAAGCTAAATATTTAGGTGCTTGCTCTTATGATTGTGCTAAACATGAACGTAATCGTTATGTTGCTAAACATCATATTAGTAACGAAGAGTGGCAACGTCGTCTAGAAAACTTTGATCAAGAACATCAACACGCTTAA
- a CDS encoding SDR family oxidoreductase, with protein MNNKVVLITGSSTGLGFETALTLAQNGYNVYATMRDLTKQQPLLDKADELNINLTVKQLDVTDTNSITQTVNDIVEAEGRLDILINNAGAGFVKTTELASDDELMWQMNVNLMSVMRMTKAVLPTMRSQRDGHIINISSVGGLVGQPFNEVYCAAKFGVEGYTESLASYVQPAFNVKFTVVEPGGIKTEFTNNVLSQLETTGGINDADYTALLNSYLGGLKENYGLDASQSGAEVARVILNVIEDANPPIRIRTSDWAERFTAIKTKADPTGKKLQQQVTRLLGDQF; from the coding sequence ATGAATAATAAAGTTGTACTAATTACAGGGTCATCTACAGGTTTAGGGTTTGAGACTGCCCTAACACTTGCTCAAAATGGATATAACGTGTACGCCACAATGCGGGATTTAACAAAACAACAACCATTACTTGATAAAGCCGATGAATTAAATATCAATTTGACAGTTAAACAACTAGATGTCACAGATACTAATAGCATTACACAAACAGTAAATGACATCGTTGAAGCTGAGGGACGTCTTGATATATTAATTAATAATGCTGGGGCAGGATTTGTTAAAACGACGGAACTTGCTTCAGATGATGAATTAATGTGGCAAATGAATGTTAATTTGATGAGTGTCATGCGTATGACTAAAGCCGTCTTACCAACGATGCGTTCACAAAGAGACGGTCATATAATTAATATCTCATCTGTTGGTGGACTCGTAGGACAACCATTTAACGAAGTGTATTGTGCTGCAAAATTTGGTGTTGAAGGTTATACAGAATCACTTGCTAGCTATGTTCAACCTGCTTTTAACGTTAAGTTTACAGTTGTAGAGCCAGGCGGTATTAAAACTGAATTTACTAATAATGTCTTGTCACAACTTGAAACTACAGGTGGTATTAATGATGCGGATTATACAGCACTATTAAATTCTTATTTAGGTGGGTTAAAAGAAAATTATGGTTTAGATGCTTCTCAAAGTGGTGCAGAAGTAGCACGAGTCATTTTAAACGTCATTGAAGATGCTAATCCACCTATTCGCATACGTACTTCTGATTGGGCCGAAAGATTCACAGCGATTAAGACTAAAGCTGATCCAACAGGGAAAAAGTTACAACAACAAGTGACACGTTTATTAGGTGACCAATTTTAA
- the rarD gene encoding EamA family transporter RarD produces the protein MNTEYRNGILFALSAYVLWGILPIYWDLISGIGAFEILAFRIIFSMIFMLLIIVAGKKQRHAFQRDVHQLFTHPIQLITIIIAGYIITLNWGTFIWAVTNGHVLQSSLGYYINPLVSILLALIFLKERFNKFEWLAILFAFIGVLYMTIEIGEFPIVSIMLALTFGVYGLLKKVVHIDAISSITIECIVTAPAGLIYVIYLWQHHDMSFGMNVSSFWLLFSGAITAIPLILFSAGAKRIPLSLTGFIQYVGPTIMFVLGVFVFKEPFDVHQLITFIFIWIGIILYSLSQYIKIKNNPVTK, from the coding sequence ATGAATACAGAATATAGAAATGGTATATTATTTGCTTTAAGTGCATATGTACTGTGGGGTATCTTACCAATATATTGGGATTTAATTAGTGGCATTGGTGCCTTTGAAATTTTAGCATTTCGTATTATATTTTCTATGATATTCATGTTGTTGATTATTGTTGCAGGGAAGAAGCAACGTCATGCGTTTCAAAGAGATGTGCATCAATTATTCACGCATCCAATACAACTCATCACTATTATCATTGCAGGATATATTATCACATTAAATTGGGGAACTTTTATTTGGGCAGTGACTAATGGTCACGTCCTACAATCTAGTTTAGGCTATTATATTAATCCACTTGTTAGCATTTTACTGGCATTAATTTTCTTAAAAGAAAGATTTAATAAATTTGAATGGCTAGCCATACTATTTGCCTTTATTGGTGTACTATATATGACAATTGAAATTGGAGAGTTTCCGATTGTCTCAATCATGTTAGCTTTAACATTTGGTGTCTATGGATTATTGAAGAAAGTAGTACATATCGATGCAATTAGTAGTATTACGATAGAATGTATTGTGACAGCACCAGCTGGATTAATTTATGTTATTTATTTATGGCAACATCACGATATGTCATTTGGCATGAATGTCTCATCTTTTTGGTTATTATTTTCAGGTGCGATCACTGCCATACCATTGATACTATTTTCTGCAGGAGCAAAACGTATTCCATTATCGTTAACAGGTTTTATTCAATATGTAGGTCCAACCATTATGTTTGTTCTAGGGGTATTTGTTTTTAAAGAACCATTTGATGTTCATCAATTAATTACATTTATATTTATTTGGATTGGTATTATCTTATACAGTCTGTCCCAATACATTAAAATTAAGAATAATCCGGTAACGAAATAG
- a CDS encoding SMP-30/gluconolactonase/LRE family protein: protein MTAQQLPTLVYSGKSNSAVPIVTESELQTITAEPWVKISDQGLQLEGLNFDKQGQLYLLDVFEGNIFKVDPATKEVTRQFTANKDHPAAIKIHKDGRLFICYLGDFKSTGGMFAVTPDGQHQQDIINDIATEYCIDDMVFDSKGGFYFTDFRGYSTKPEGGVYYVSPDFKTVTPVIQNISVANGIALSTDEKVLWVTETTANRLHRIALEDDGVTIQPFGATIPYYFTGHEGPDSCCIDSDDNLYVAMYGQGRVLVFNKRGYPIGQILIPGRDEGHMLRSTHPQFIPGTNQLIICSNDIEMGGGSMLYTVNGFAKGHHSFQFH from the coding sequence ATGACAGCTCAGCAATTACCTACATTGGTATATTCAGGGAAATCTAATAGTGCCGTACCTATTGTTACAGAAAGTGAATTACAAACGATAACTGCAGAACCTTGGGTTAAGATATCAGACCAAGGGTTACAGTTAGAAGGTCTCAATTTTGATAAACAGGGGCAATTGTATTTATTAGATGTTTTTGAAGGTAATATTTTTAAAGTGGACCCTGCAACAAAAGAAGTGACACGTCAATTTACAGCAAATAAAGACCATCCAGCTGCAATTAAAATACATAAAGATGGTCGTCTGTTTATTTGTTATTTAGGAGATTTCAAGTCTACTGGTGGTATGTTTGCAGTAACGCCAGACGGTCAACATCAACAAGATATTATTAATGATATTGCAACCGAATATTGTATTGACGATATGGTCTTTGATAGTAAAGGTGGTTTCTACTTTACAGATTTCAGAGGTTATTCGACAAAACCAGAGGGTGGCGTATATTACGTATCACCAGATTTTAAAACTGTTACACCTGTCATTCAAAACATTAGTGTCGCTAATGGTATTGCTTTAAGCACAGACGAAAAAGTCTTATGGGTTACAGAAACAACAGCCAATCGTTTACATAGAATTGCCTTAGAAGATGATGGCGTAACAATTCAACCTTTTGGTGCAACGATTCCTTATTATTTTACAGGTCATGAAGGGCCTGATTCATGCTGTATTGATAGTGATGATAACTTATATGTTGCTATGTATGGTCAAGGAAGGGTATTAGTATTTAACAAACGAGGTTATCCAATTGGACAAATTTTAATACCAGGACGTGATGAGGGACATATGCTACGTTCGACACATCCACAATTTATTCCTGGAACGAACCAACTTATTATTTGTTCAAATGATATTGAAATGGGTGGCGGTTCGATGTTATATACTGTAAATGGCTTTGCGAAAGGACATCATAGCTTCCAATTTCATTAA
- a CDS encoding DNA-binding protein, with amino-acid sequence MTNLPKIGQPASRALQREDITCLEDVTHFSKAYLLSLHGVGPKAIALIEASLRKYNLHFNGVRPTQPISLTIQHTYTHTAKTQKMFDFVVATASLDIDVLRRIVTDHFIWKIPGTIEIHGVQILLQQLSSQPKVTSIDIISILTDGNLGSLQGVQTLENDAQVYFATFFEFDNDSDNANITKATTYEHVTESLAHNSI; translated from the coding sequence ATGACAAATTTACCCAAAATTGGGCAACCCGCTTCTAGAGCACTACAACGTGAAGATATTACCTGTTTAGAAGATGTCACACATTTTTCAAAGGCTTATCTTCTTAGTTTACATGGTGTTGGACCTAAAGCCATTGCTTTAATTGAAGCGTCATTACGTAAGTACAATCTGCATTTTAATGGTGTAAGGCCAACACAACCTATCTCGTTAACCATACAACATACATATACCCATACTGCTAAAACTCAAAAAATGTTTGATTTCGTAGTAGCTACAGCTTCTTTAGATATTGATGTGTTACGTCGCATCGTTACTGATCATTTTATTTGGAAGATACCAGGCACTATAGAAATCCACGGTGTACAAATCTTGCTGCAACAATTATCATCACAACCAAAAGTCACTAGCATTGATATTATATCTATCTTAACAGATGGAAATTTAGGATCTTTGCAAGGTGTGCAAACATTAGAGAATGATGCTCAAGTTTATTTTGCAACTTTCTTTGAATTTGACAATGATTCAGATAATGCCAATATCACTAAAGCAACAACCTACGAACATGTTACTGAATCACTAGCACACAATTCAATTTAA
- a CDS encoding HoxN/HupN/NixA family nickel/cobalt transporter: MFNNQRLSWLPYIIVVVILHMIGFSFLWIAGRDHHILIGMGILAYTLGLRHAFDADHIAAIDNTVRKLLQQRRDPVGVGFYFSIGHSSVVFLMAVFLGVSVKWAQHELPHFQDIGGTIGTLVSGFFLVLIGVLNLIILVSLIKLFAKLRREHIEDEEVDQLLEARGFVSRFVGPYFKVISRSWHVLPLGFLFGLGFDTASEIALLALSSGASQQAISLIGILSLPILFASGMSLLDTLDGIVMKSAYNWAFFNPIRKIYYNITITAISVIAALVIGMIELLQILADKLNLHGSFWTFIQSIQFDYLGYILVALFLITWLISSLIWKFGNIEHRWAK; encoded by the coding sequence ATGTTTAATAATCAACGTTTATCTTGGCTACCATATATTATCGTTGTGGTGATTTTACATATGATAGGTTTTAGTTTCTTATGGATTGCTGGTCGAGACCATCACATCTTAATTGGCATGGGTATTCTAGCTTATACTTTAGGTTTAAGACATGCATTTGATGCCGATCATATTGCAGCAATTGATAACACTGTCCGTAAATTGTTACAACAACGCAGAGATCCTGTCGGTGTAGGCTTTTATTTTTCTATTGGGCACTCTTCAGTAGTCTTTTTAATGGCTGTGTTTTTAGGTGTTTCTGTAAAATGGGCACAACATGAACTACCTCATTTTCAAGATATTGGTGGCACGATTGGCACCCTAGTTTCTGGTTTCTTTTTAGTATTAATTGGTGTACTTAATCTTATTATTTTAGTATCTCTGATTAAACTTTTCGCTAAATTACGACGCGAACATATCGAAGATGAAGAAGTAGACCAACTTCTTGAAGCACGAGGCTTTGTCAGCCGTTTTGTAGGGCCATATTTTAAAGTTATTAGTCGTAGTTGGCACGTCTTGCCACTTGGCTTCTTATTTGGTTTAGGATTTGATACTGCCAGTGAAATTGCTTTATTAGCACTGTCTTCAGGTGCATCACAACAAGCTATTTCACTTATTGGTATTCTATCATTACCGATTTTGTTTGCTTCGGGTATGAGTTTATTAGATACATTAGACGGTATCGTTATGAAGTCAGCTTATAATTGGGCTTTCTTTAATCCAATACGTAAAATTTATTACAATATAACGATAACAGCTATTTCAGTTATTGCTGCTTTAGTGATAGGTATGATTGAATTATTACAAATTTTAGCGGACAAACTGAATTTACATGGCTCATTTTGGACATTTATTCAAAGTATTCAATTTGATTATTTAGGTTACATCTTAGTTGCGTTATTCTTAATTACGTGGTTAATTTCAAGCTTAATTTGGAAATTCGGTAACATTGAACATCGCTGGGCAAAATAA
- a CDS encoding anion permease codes for MKNTVKYRKFILPIIIGLLIFALTPVKPEAVDTQAWYMFAIFVATIIACITQPMPIGAVSMIGFTVMVLIGIIDMKTAVLGFGNNSIWLIAMAFFISRGFVKTGLGRRIALQFVRLFGKKTLGLAYSLVGVDLILAPATPSNTARAGGIMFPIIKSLSESFGSNPKDGTERKMGAFLIFTEFQGNLITAAMFLTAMAGNPLAQNLASSTANIHITWMNWFLAALVPGLVSLIVVPFIIYKMYPPTVKETPNAKSWAENELATMGKISLAEKFMIGIFIISLGLWIVGSFINVDATLTAFIALALLLLTGVLSWQDILNETGAWNTLVWFSVLVLMADQLNKLGFIPWLSKSIATSLGGLSWPIVIIILIIFYFYSHYLFASSTAHVSAMYAALLGVAIAAGAPPLFSALILGFFGNLMASTTHYSSGPAPILFSSGYVTQKRWWTMNFVLGLVYFIIWIGLGSLWMKMLGIF; via the coding sequence ATGAAAAATACAGTAAAATATCGTAAATTTATACTCCCTATCATTATCGGTTTACTTATTTTTGCATTAACCCCTGTAAAACCTGAAGCTGTGGATACTCAAGCATGGTATATGTTTGCTATTTTTGTAGCTACAATCATTGCTTGTATTACACAACCTATGCCAATTGGTGCAGTATCAATGATCGGCTTTACCGTTATGGTACTTATAGGTATTATCGATATGAAGACTGCTGTACTTGGTTTTGGTAACAATAGCATTTGGCTTATTGCAATGGCATTTTTCATTTCTAGAGGTTTTGTTAAAACAGGTCTCGGTCGACGTATCGCTTTACAATTTGTGCGTCTCTTCGGTAAAAAAACATTAGGTCTTGCTTATTCATTAGTAGGCGTTGATTTAATATTAGCACCTGCAACACCAAGTAATACTGCACGTGCCGGTGGTATTATGTTTCCTATTATTAAATCATTGTCAGAGTCATTTGGTTCAAACCCTAAAGATGGTACTGAGCGTAAAATGGGAGCATTTTTAATATTTACAGAGTTTCAAGGTAACTTAATTACTGCAGCAATGTTTTTAACTGCTATGGCTGGAAACCCGTTAGCTCAAAATTTGGCATCTAGTACAGCCAACATTCATATTACATGGATGAATTGGTTTTTAGCAGCTTTAGTACCTGGACTAGTGTCTTTAATCGTTGTACCTTTTATTATTTATAAAATGTATCCTCCCACTGTTAAAGAAACGCCTAACGCTAAAAGTTGGGCTGAAAATGAGCTTGCGACTATGGGTAAAATATCTTTAGCTGAAAAATTTATGATTGGTATTTTTATCATTTCTTTAGGATTATGGATTGTTGGCAGCTTTATTAATGTTGATGCCACGTTGACAGCATTTATCGCTTTAGCTTTATTGCTATTGACAGGTGTCTTATCATGGCAAGATATCTTAAACGAAACAGGCGCTTGGAATACGTTAGTATGGTTCTCTGTACTTGTCTTAATGGCAGATCAATTAAATAAATTAGGATTTATTCCTTGGCTTAGTAAAAGTATCGCCACAAGTTTAGGTGGTTTAAGTTGGCCAATCGTGATCATTATTTTAATTATATTTTACTTCTATTCTCATTATTTATTTGCAAGTTCCACAGCACACGTCAGTGCTATGTATGCAGCCTTGCTAGGTGTTGCTATAGCAGCTGGAGCACCGCCATTATTTAGTGCATTAATCCTAGGTTTCTTTGGTAATTTAATGGCATCTACAACACATTATAGTAGTGGTCCAGCACCTATTCTTTTTTCTTCAGGCTACGTGACGCAAAAACGTTGGTGGACAATGAACTTTGTTCTAGGTTTGGTTTACTTTATTATTTGGATTGGTCTAGGCTCCCTATGGATGAAGATGTTAGGTATTTTCTAG
- a CDS encoding DinB family protein has translation MTTKTVFDVINTGVGYITNVYDNWNIAEVLDQQHNVFPNTLHWQFGHVLTIFESALSVAGKQNIDVDHYKQLFGYGSKPADWGEDVPTIDDILAAIKTLPERAQQLTAEDLAIELPQPVAGCNNLEELLVLNAIHIPLHAGKIEEMSRVLRNE, from the coding sequence ATGACTACAAAAACAGTATTTGATGTTATTAATACCGGAGTTGGTTACATTACCAACGTCTATGATAATTGGAATATCGCTGAAGTGTTAGATCAACAACATAATGTTTTTCCAAATACATTACATTGGCAATTTGGGCATGTGCTAACTATTTTTGAATCAGCATTATCTGTTGCTGGCAAGCAAAACATTGATGTCGATCACTATAAACAACTTTTCGGTTATGGTTCTAAACCTGCTGATTGGGGAGAAGATGTTCCTACAATCGACGACATATTAGCGGCCATTAAAACATTACCGGAACGTGCACAGCAGCTTACAGCTGAAGACTTAGCCATTGAATTACCTCAACCAGTTGCTGGTTGTAACAATTTGGAAGAATTATTAGTATTGAATGCTATTCATATACCTTTACACGCTGGCAAAATTGAAGAAATGTCTCGCGTATTAAGAAATGAATAA
- the pcp gene encoding pyroglutamyl-peptidase I, which yields MHILVTGFEPFEQNEINPSWEAVKLLDDTLGSHTITKRQLPTSFVESEKVLDHLIETEHYDAIVAIGQAGGRDAITPERIGINLDDARIPDNSGDQPSDKTIKLDGANAYFSNLPVKAMTQAIKAAGLPSQLSNSAGTFVCNHVLYYLGYLQATKYPWLRFGFIHVPYLSQQIIDKPDTPAMSLDDIVKGLTAALQVIHHDEHHHLALGTTE from the coding sequence ATGCATATACTAGTAACGGGCTTTGAACCTTTTGAACAAAATGAAATCAATCCATCATGGGAAGCAGTCAAATTATTAGATGATACACTTGGTTCACATACTATTACTAAACGACAACTTCCTACATCATTTGTTGAATCAGAAAAAGTACTTGATCATCTAATTGAAACTGAACATTATGATGCGATTGTTGCAATTGGCCAAGCAGGTGGAAGGGATGCGATTACTCCTGAACGTATTGGTATTAATTTAGATGATGCTAGAATTCCAGATAATAGTGGTGATCAACCTAGCGATAAAACGATAAAATTAGACGGTGCGAATGCTTATTTTTCAAATTTACCAGTCAAAGCTATGACACAGGCAATAAAAGCTGCTGGCTTGCCTAGTCAATTATCCAATAGTGCTGGCACTTTTGTATGTAATCACGTCTTATATTATCTCGGCTACTTACAAGCAACTAAGTATCCGTGGCTTCGTTTTGGCTTTATTCATGTCCCTTACTTATCACAACAAATCATCGACAAACCCGACACACCAGCGATGTCACTAGATGATATCGTCAAAGGTTTGACAGCTGCACTGCAAGTTATACATCACGATGAGCATCATCATTTAGCATTGGGGACCACTGAATAA